A single genomic interval of Zingiber officinale cultivar Zhangliang chromosome 4A, Zo_v1.1, whole genome shotgun sequence harbors:
- the LOC121969862 gene encoding dnaJ homolog subfamily B member 1-like: MGVDYYNILNVNRNATDDELKKAYRRLAMRWHPDKNPSNKKEAEAKFKQISEAYEVLSDPDMRSIYDEYGEEGFKGMPPPSSQSATSNRASDPNDFKFNPRNAEDIFSEIFGSRNPFGSESMNRAKSMRYQTDGNGTFGGFYSANSTSRPYAEGTAGPSSDQPRKPPDVESNLPCTLEELYTGSKRNMKISRNVLQSNGRTIVQTEILTIEIKPGWKKGTRITFPDKGNEQADQLPADLVFIIVEKPHDVYERHGNDLCTHQKITLVDALAGTTINMKTLDGRDLSIKVTDVVIPGYELVVVKEGMPIAKARNKKGNLIIKFDVKFPSKLRPEQQVAIRRVLGGLHQM; the protein is encoded by the exons ATGGGAGTTGACTACTACAACATATTGAATGTGAACCGAAACGCCACTGACGATGAGCTTAAGAAGGCGTACCGCCGCCTGGCGATGCGGTGGCACCCGGATAAGAATCCAAGTAATAAGAAGGAGGCGGAGGCCAAGTTCAAGCAGATCTCCGAGGCATACGAA GTTCTGAGTGATCCGGATATGCGTTCAATATATGATGAATATGgagaagagggcttcaagggcatGCCTCCTCCCAGTTCACAAAGTGCTACATCGAATAGAGCAAGTGATCCTAATGACTTTAAGTTTAATCCTCGCAATGCTGAGGATatcttttctgaaatttttgggaGCAGAAATCCTTTTGGTTCTGAATCCATGAACCGTGCAAAATCCATGAGATATCAAACAGATGGCAATGGAACATTTGGTGGCTTTTACAGTGCAAATAGTACTTCTAGACCATATGCTGAGGGAACTGCTGGTCCTAGCAGTGACCAGCCAAGGAAACCACCAGATGTAGAGAGCAACCTTCCATGCACCCTTGAAGAGCTCTACACTGGATCTAAAAGGAACATGAAGATCTCCAGGAATGTCTTACAATCTAATGG ACGTACTATTGTGCAAACAGAGATCCTAACAATTGAAATAAAGCCTGGATGGAAAAAAGGCACAAGGATAACTTTTCCCGACAAAGGAAATGAACAAGCGGACCAACTCCCTGCTGATCTGGTCTTCATCATTGTTGAAAAGCCGCATGATGTGTACGAGAGGCACGGCAATGATCTCTGCACCCACCAGAAGATCACTCTGGTTGATGCACTTGCAGGGACTACAATAAACATGAAGACCCTCGATGGTCGTGATTTGTCAATCAAGGTTACTGATGTAGTGATCCCTGGCTATGAACTTGTTGTCGTAAAGGAGGGTATGCCAATTGCCAAGGCACGAAACAAGAAAGGTAACTTGATTATCAAGTTTGATGTGAAGTTCCCGTCAAAGTTGAGACCAGAACAGCAAGTTGCTATCAGACGGGTCCTAGGAGGTCTACATCAAATGTGA